One Sediminispirochaeta bajacaliforniensis DSM 16054 DNA segment encodes these proteins:
- a CDS encoding phosphatase PAP2 family protein, whose translation MNKRNQINYTITATLFIAFITLTFMIKNIDIKPIGPEGTSIGLSSINHFVFNYLGVTLLWYYLTDWLGLVSIMFACAFGVLGLAQLIKRKSLKNVDADILLLGLFYLAIIGCYIMFEKIIINYRPILMDGELEASYPSSHTMIVVSIMTMSMIQFHHRIKRKKFIRLIDIFSILIIVVTIIGRLLSGVHWLTDIIGGVLLSATLNMLYYSIIYTCNQV comes from the coding sequence ATGAACAAACGTAATCAAATTAATTATACTATTACTGCAACTCTCTTTATTGCATTTATAACCTTAACATTTATGATAAAGAACATTGATATAAAGCCAATAGGCCCCGAAGGGACAAGCATAGGTCTATCATCTATAAATCATTTTGTCTTTAATTATTTGGGTGTAACGCTTTTGTGGTATTATCTGACCGATTGGCTTGGGCTGGTCTCAATTATGTTTGCATGTGCCTTTGGTGTGCTTGGATTGGCTCAGTTAATTAAACGTAAAAGCCTGAAAAATGTCGATGCCGATATCCTGCTGCTTGGACTGTTTTACTTAGCAATTATCGGTTGTTACATAATGTTTGAAAAAATAATCATTAATTATCGGCCTATTCTGATGGATGGAGAACTTGAAGCATCATATCCATCAAGCCATACAATGATTGTAGTCAGTATTATGACTATGTCGATGATTCAGTTTCATCACCGGATCAAGAGGAAAAAATTTATTCGGCTTATCGACATTTTTTCTATTCTGATTATTGTCGTTACAATAATCGGTCGGCTGCTATCGGGGGTACACTGGCTCACTGACATCATCGGAGGAGTGTTACTTTCTGCGACGCTAAACATGCTCTATTATTCTATCATATACACTTGTAATCAAGTATGA